One genomic segment of Pleurodeles waltl isolate 20211129_DDA chromosome 11, aPleWal1.hap1.20221129, whole genome shotgun sequence includes these proteins:
- the FAM43A gene encoding protein FAM43A: protein MLPWKKNKFELIEDDKQSKPKAYAVSLHCSALTTLAKGCPESALSRVGSMFKSRRKKIRITAEDPSYTVLYLGNATTLQSRGEGCTDAAVAKIWAKSGLGRQGSRMRLTVSAQGLRMVHAEDRQPPRPGHLYLLHRVTYCVADPRLPRVFAWVYRHEMRHKAVMLRCHAVLVSRPEKARAMALLLYQTSAAALQEFKRLKRRDDARHQQQQLLLGGAGAEQSGVPLVPLRKLLLHGQCCYKPPVERSRSAPKLGCIAEDVHGEEEERREALRREHCDDTLLQPRGPGQERARSPELAQLIHGLGALSIGNDLQSLRADLRVTRLLSGESTGSESSIESSGSQEPTSPVGDEEEDGEEEEEEEEEEGGDTG, encoded by the coding sequence ATGCTGCCCTGGAAGAAGAACAAGTTCGAGCTGATCGAGGACGACAAGCAGAGCAAGCCCAAGGCTTACGCCGTCAGCCTGCACTGCTCGGCGCTGACCACGCTGGCCAAGGGCTGCCCGGAGAGCGCGCTGAGCCGCGTGGGCAGCATGTTCAAGTCCCGGCGCAAGAAGATCCGCATCACGGCCGAGGACCCCAGCTACACCGTGCTCTACCTGGGCAACGCCACCACGCTGCAGTCCCGCGGCGAGGGCTGCACCGACGCCGCCGTGGCCAAGATCTGGGCCAAGAGCGGCCTGGGCCGGCAGGGCAGCCGCATGCGCCTGACGGTCAGCGCGCAAGGCTTGCGCATGGTGCACGCCGAGGACCGCCAGCCGCCCCGGCCCGGCCACCTCTACCTGCTGCACCGGGTCACCTACTGCGTGGCCGACCCCCGGCTGCCCCGCGTCTTCGCCTGGGTGTACCGGCACGAGATGCGCCACAAGGCGGTGATGCTGCGCTGCCACGCCGTGCTGGTGTCGCGGCCCGAGAAGGCGCGGGCCATGGCGCTGCTGCTCTACCAGACCTCGGCGGCCGCGCTGCAGGAGTTCAAGCGCCTCAAGCGCCGCGACGACgcgcgccaccagcagcagcagctgctgctgggcgGCGCCGGGGCCGAGCAGAGCGGGGTGCCGCTGGTGCCCCTGCGCAAGCTGCTGCTGCACGGCCAGTGCTGCTACAAGCCGCCGGTGGAGCGGAGCCGCAGCGCGCCCAAGCTGGGCTGCATCGCGGAGGACGTGCACGGGGAGGAGGAGGAGCGCCGCGAGGCGCTGCGCAGGGAGCACTGCGACGACACGCTGCTGCAGCCGCGGGGCCCCGGCCAGGAGCGGGCCCGCAGCCCCGAGCTGGCGCAGCTCATCCACGGCCTGGGCGCGCTCAGCATCGGCAACGACCTGCAGAGCCTGCGCGCAGACCTGCGCGTCACCCGGCTGCTGTCCGGGGAGAGCACGGGCAGCGAGTCCTCCATCGAGAGCAGCGGCAGTCAGGAGCCCACCAGCCCCGTgggggacgaggaggaggacggggaggaggaggaggaggaggaggaggaagaggggggcgaCACAGGCTGA